From Cupriavidus oxalaticus:
GATGATGGGCTATTACGGCTATCGCGGCGGCCTCTATGCGCCGTGGCCCGGCTACGGCTTCTACAACGACGTCTATACCTACACCGAAGGCACGCTCAATATCGACCTGGTCGATGCCCGCCAGAAGAAGCTGGTGTGGGAAGGCGTGGCGGTGGGCAGCGTCGATACCGGCGACAAGGCCGATGCGCAGCAGCGCATCGACAAGGTCGTGGGGCAGATCTTTGCGAAGTACCCGTTCCGCGCGGGGCAATAGCTCGCACTAGCCTGCACTAGCCGGGCCGCGGCGCGCGCTCGATCGCCTCGGCGATAAAGGCATCGACGGGCTTGGGCGCCGACCACAGGTAGCCCTGGCCAAGCGGGCAGCGCAGCGCGCGCAGTGCTGCGCGCTGCGATTCCGTTTCCACCCCTTCGGCCACGCACTCCAGCCCCAGGTCGCGCGCCATTGCGATCATGTGGCGGCAAATGGCTTCGCGCTGGCCGTGGCCGTCGATCTGCGCGACGAAATAGCGGTCCAGCTTGAGCTGGGTGAAGGGCAGGTCCGCCAGCAGCTTGAGCGTGGCGATGCCGATGCCGAAATCGTCGATCGCCACGCCGTAGCCCATCAGCCGCAGCCGGTTCAGCGCGACCGACAGCGCCACCGTGTCGGGCACGGGATAGCCTTCGGTCAGTTCCACCGTCAATGCGCGCGGCGACACGCCGCTGGCCGCCACCAGCGTATCGAGCTGTTCCAGCACGCCCGGCCGGCACAGGGTTTGCGCCGACGCGTTGATGCCCAGCGTGATGTCGATGCCTGCGGCCTGCAGTCGCTGCTGTGCCGCCAGGCACTGGCGCACGACGAATTCAAACACCAGGTGGGCGGCGTCCAGCGCTTCCAGGCGCGGGACAAAGGCATCGGGCCGCAGTAGTCCG
This genomic window contains:
- a CDS encoding EAL domain-containing response regulator — protein: MPIRYATLRILVVEDHPFQRLAAEGLLRQLGVQTVVSAQSGMQAAELLGRQPFDAVLCDIEMPGGNGPELIAELHRRGAQAFAAAPPVWVWVTALADDILESNRSLAHAAGIARVHALRKPLSRDAVEEVLAAVLAPGPEHDAQMPACLPDDAELTAAARSGNGLLVMLQPQHDLASGRLAGAEALVRWRHPRHGLLRPDAFVPRLEALDAAHLVFEFVVRQCLAAQQRLQAAGIDITLGINASAQTLCRPGVLEQLDTLVAASGVSPRALTVELTEGYPVPDTVALSVALNRLRLMGYGVAIDDFGIGIATLKLLADLPFTQLKLDRYFVAQIDGHGQREAICRHMIAMARDLGLECVAEGVETESQRAALRALRCPLGQGYLWSAPKPVDAFIAEAIERAPRPG